The following are from one region of the Gemmatimonadota bacterium genome:
- a CDS encoding SOS response-associated peptidase: MCGRIALWSLPEDLAEIFGALPPRLELPDPPRPRYNLAPTEPILVVRGGGRRGRALEFVSWGIRPDGPASRLVINARSETVARRPLFRDLVRSDRGAVLADAFYEWRNESGVKRAYLVRRRDGRPMALAALLAPASAERSARSGVILTTAANRLLRPLHGRMPVVLDARTEEDWLTGRFDDVARTCLHPSADDRLELVPVGRRVNNVRFDDPSCADPCGETIREPTDWDTRPPAEEQGSFF, translated from the coding sequence ATGTGCGGCAGAATCGCTCTCTGGAGCCTCCCCGAGGATCTGGCCGAGATCTTCGGCGCCCTTCCTCCGCGCCTCGAACTCCCGGATCCTCCCCGCCCACGTTACAACCTCGCACCGACCGAGCCGATCCTCGTCGTTCGCGGCGGAGGCAGGCGTGGACGCGCCCTGGAGTTCGTCAGTTGGGGTATCCGGCCGGATGGGCCGGCATCTAGGCTCGTCATCAACGCGCGTTCGGAAACCGTAGCCAGGCGGCCGCTCTTCAGGGACCTGGTACGCTCGGATCGGGGCGCGGTGCTTGCGGACGCCTTCTACGAGTGGCGCAATGAGTCCGGCGTGAAGCGCGCCTACCTTGTTCGGCGCAGGGACGGTAGGCCCATGGCGCTGGCCGCGCTGCTTGCGCCCGCCTCGGCGGAGAGAAGCGCAAGGTCGGGCGTGATCCTGACCACCGCCGCGAACCGGTTGCTGCGCCCCCTTCATGGTCGGATGCCGGTCGTGCTCGACGCGAGAACCGAAGAGGATTGGCTCACCGGCCGCTTCGACGACGTCGCCCGAACGTGCCTGCACCCCTCGGCCGACGACCGGCTGGAGCTCGTCCCCGTGGGCCGTCGAGTCAACAACGTGCGTTTCGACGATCCGTCCTGCGCGGACCCGTGCGGCGAAACGATCAGGGAGCCCACCGATTGGGACACCCGCCCCCCTGCGGAGGAACAGGGATCATTTTTCTAG
- a CDS encoding 6-carboxytetrahydropterin synthase, producing MPRVRVTRRLHFSSAHRLFNPDWSDERNREIFGDCSNPAWHGHNYDLDLTVEGPVDPETGYVIDLKLLKDIVERRVIAHVDHRNLNTQVDWLEGVNPTTENLAVAIWDRLEGTLPAGVNLSRIVLHETERNSVEYAGPGR from the coding sequence ATTCCGCGAGTGCGGGTCACCCGCCGCCTTCACTTTTCGTCCGCGCACCGCCTGTTCAATCCGGATTGGTCCGACGAGCGGAACCGGGAGATCTTCGGCGACTGCTCGAATCCGGCCTGGCACGGACACAACTACGACCTCGACTTGACGGTCGAGGGGCCGGTGGATCCGGAGACCGGATACGTCATCGACCTCAAACTGCTCAAGGACATCGTCGAGCGTCGGGTGATCGCCCATGTGGACCATCGCAATTTGAACACGCAGGTCGATTGGCTGGAAGGCGTCAACCCCACCACCGAGAATCTCGCCGTGGCGATTTGGGATCGGCTGGAAGGGACCCTGCCCGCAGGCGTCAACCTCTCTCGAATCGTCCTCCACGAGACCGAACGCAACTCGGTCGAGTATGCCGGGCCGGGCCGTTGA
- the folE gene encoding GTP cyclohydrolase I FolE encodes MEEIFVEVLRRIGEDPTREGLLLTPQRMAEAYAFLTKGYAEEPQEAAGSGVFEAEGGGMVIVRDIELYSLCEHHLLPFYGRAHVAYIPDGRILGLSKLARLVEVFARRLQIQERLTDQVADAIRDTIAPRGVGVVIEASHLCMMMRGVEKQNSVTITSAMRGVFLDDVRTRSEFVELVKKR; translated from the coding sequence CTGGAAGAGATCTTCGTGGAAGTGCTCAGGCGGATCGGCGAGGACCCGACCCGGGAAGGGCTGCTGCTGACGCCCCAACGGATGGCCGAAGCGTACGCCTTTCTGACCAAGGGTTACGCCGAGGAACCGCAGGAGGCGGCCGGGTCGGGCGTCTTCGAGGCCGAGGGCGGCGGCATGGTGATCGTGCGCGACATAGAGCTCTACTCCCTCTGCGAGCACCATCTGCTCCCGTTCTACGGCAGGGCCCACGTCGCGTACATACCCGACGGACGCATACTCGGGCTCTCCAAGCTCGCTCGCCTGGTCGAGGTCTTCGCGCGCCGCCTTCAAATACAGGAGCGTCTGACCGATCAGGTGGCCGACGCGATCCGCGACACGATCGCGCCCCGGGGCGTGGGCGTGGTGATCGAGGCTTCGCACCTGTGCATGATGATGCGGGGTGTGGAGAAACAGAATTCGGTTACCATCACCTCCGCCATGCGCGGCGTCTTCCTCGACGACGTTCGCACCCGCTCGGAGTTCGTCGAGCTGGTCAAGAAGCGCTGA